The window ATCCGAACTTCTCCAAGGCGCGGCTGATGCACAAGCGCGGCCAGATCCGCGACTCCTCAACGCTCGGCTTGTCGAAGCCGCAGCAATGGGAACTGATCCGCCTGCTTCTGAAGCGCAAGGAGGATCTCGACGACATCACCATCGAGCAATATTTCAGCCCGGGCTTCCTCGAGACCAATTTCTGGTTCCTCTGGCGCTCGATGTTTGCCTTCGAGAACTGGCAGAGCCTACTCGAAATGAAGCTCTACATGCATCGCTTCCTCGATGCGATCGACGGGCTGACCGACATGTCGGCGCTGATCTTTCCGAAGTACAACCAGTTCGACAGCTTCGTCCGTCCGCTGGTGACCCATCTGCGCCAACGCGGCGTCAAGGTGCAGTTCGATGCGCGCGTCCACGATCTCGACATCAAGGTCGAGGGCGATGCCCGCACGGTGACCGCGATCCACGCCAAGGTGGGCGGCGCCGACACAAGGATTCCGATTGGTCCGAAAGACCTGGTCTTTGCACTCACGGGATCGATGACCGAGGGCACCGCCTATGGCGATATGGACCACGCCCCGGTTCTTGCGCGCGGCAAGCATGATCCGGGCGAAGCCAGCGACTGGACGCTGTGGACGAACCTGGCGAAGAAATCGCCGATCTTTGGCAAGCCCGAAAAATTCTACGGCAATGTCGACAAGTCGATGTGGGAGTCGGTCACCCTCACCTGCAAGCCGTCGCCCTTCGTCGACCGGCTGAAGGAGCTTTCGGTCAACGATCCCTATTCCGGCAAGACAGTGACCGGCGGGATCGTCACCTTCACCGACTCCAATTGGGTGCTCAGCTTCACCTGCAACCGGCAGCCGCACTTTCCGACCCAGCCCAAGGACGTCCTGGTCGTCTGGGTCTATGCGTTGCTGATGGACAAGGAGGGCAACTACGTCAAGAAGCCGATGCCGGCCTGCACCGGCCGCGAAATCCTGGCGGAGCTTTGCTATCACCTCGGCATCGAGGACAAGCTGGACGCCGTGGTGGCGAACACCAAGGCCCGCCTCGCCTTGATGCCCTACATCACCGCGATGTTCATGCCCCGCGCGGCGGGCGACCGGCCGCATCCGGTCCCCGCGGGCTGCACCAATTTGGGGCTGATGGGCCAGTTCGTGGAAACGTCGAACGACATCATCTTCACAATGGACAGCTCGGTCCGCACCGCGCGGGTCGCGGTGTACACGCTGCTCAAACTCCCCAAGCAGGTGCCCGACATCAGCCCCACGCAATATGATATCCGCACCATCCTGAAAGGGGCGCGTGCCCTGAACAACAACGAACCATTCCCGGGTGAACGCCTGCTGCACCGGCTGCTCGACAAGACGTACTACGCCCACATTCTTCCGCCATTGCCCGAACCCGACTCCACGCGACGCGGCAGTGCGGAGCGCGAACTGGCGGGACTTCTCGGCAAGGGCGATCAGGCGCTCGGCGCCGTCATCGGCTGGCTGGAACGAATTCGAGAGAGCATCTCGACCCGCAAGGGTTAGCGCATGCAGTCACAAGCGTGTCACGTCCGCGTTGATCGCAACACCGGCGTCCAGTTCCTGCCGGACGCCTTAAGGTTCAACCCGGTAGAGCCGCCATCGCTCCGGCACGCCTTTGAGCTGGTGCGCGCCGCGATCCTTGAAACGGATATCGGACTCGCGCATCAGGTCCTTGACCGCGCTCGAGACCAGCACCTCGCCGGCCCGTGCCTTGGCAGCGACACGCGCACCGATGTGAAACGCGAGACCGATGACCTCCGCGCCGCTCACCTTGTATTCGCCGGCATGTAATCCCACCCTGATCTCGAGCCCCAGCGTGCGCACGGCCTTGACGATCGCGGTCGCGCAACCGATCCCGGCAGCGGGCGCGCGGAACGTCGCCAGCACACCGTCTCCCGTCGTCACGACCTCCTTGCCGCGCAAGGCCTTTAGTTCCCGGCGAACGGCGGCGTAGTAGTGATTCATCACCGTTGCCCAGCGCGAGTCGCCGAGCCGCGCGGCTTTTTCGGTGGATCGGACGATATCGACGAACAGGATGGTGGCGAGCGCCTGTTTGAGCTCCGAGCCTCGATCGGCGGTGCGACGCCGGTTCGCTATATTTCCCGTCAGCGGTTCATAGCGATGGCTGCGCCGCCGCGCGATTGCGGCCTTGGCATAGTCCTGGGCACGCTGCACCGTGCGGCAGCGAATGGTTTTTTCCTGCGGTGGAAACGTCCAGTAGACCTTTCGCCCGGCTCCGGCGCCCTGAACCTCAACGGCGCCCCATTTAAGGAAGACCGTCGAGCCAGCCCGTCGGATGCACCATGCCTTTGACGTGTATCCGGACACGTTCGACTGATGCACTCCGATGCGAAGGAATTTGGGCATGAGCGTCCGGCCGATCGAACGAGCGCTTTGGGGGCTAACCTAGGGTAAAGCGTAGCCATACATTTCCGCATTGGCAACGGTGCTCGTTTCCGCACTGATCAAAAGCGCCGGGCTCTGCGATGTCCGCATGCGACCCAAATGAGATCTGGCCTTTTAGTCAACTCCTGGCATCGCGCCTCTGCCCATTCGATACGGCGTCAGCATCGATGGACAGAATTGCTTCGTCCTGCGCTTTTGCCATCGGCTGTTCTTCGTCGCGAAATCGTGCCGGGGTCAGCCGGCTGCGGTCGACCGTGATGCCAAAGATGTCGAATCGGTTGTAGTAGCCGACGACG of the Bradyrhizobium quebecense genome contains:
- a CDS encoding adenylate/guanylate cyclase domain-containing protein, translated to MPKFLRIGVHQSNVSGYTSKAWCIRRAGSTVFLKWGAVEVQGAGAGRKVYWTFPPQEKTIRCRTVQRAQDYAKAAIARRRSHRYEPLTGNIANRRRTADRGSELKQALATILFVDIVRSTEKAARLGDSRWATVMNHYYAAVRRELKALRGKEVVTTGDGVLATFRAPAAGIGCATAIVKAVRTLGLEIRVGLHAGEYKVSGAEVIGLAFHIGARVAAKARAGEVLVSSAVKDLMRESDIRFKDRGAHQLKGVPERWRLYRVEP
- a CDS encoding oleate hydratase is translated as MTDVAASGTPTFEVETDASRRYWHNSSHNTLPPPDMMGAYMRNRPVPRGPVEARKAWIIGSGIAGLAAAFYMIRDGGMKGEDITILDTMHIEGGSLDGAGDPENGYIIRGGREMNWNYDNLWDMFQDVQALELPEGYSVLDEYRLVNDNDPNFSKARLMHKRGQIRDSSTLGLSKPQQWELIRLLLKRKEDLDDITIEQYFSPGFLETNFWFLWRSMFAFENWQSLLEMKLYMHRFLDAIDGLTDMSALIFPKYNQFDSFVRPLVTHLRQRGVKVQFDARVHDLDIKVEGDARTVTAIHAKVGGADTRIPIGPKDLVFALTGSMTEGTAYGDMDHAPVLARGKHDPGEASDWTLWTNLAKKSPIFGKPEKFYGNVDKSMWESVTLTCKPSPFVDRLKELSVNDPYSGKTVTGGIVTFTDSNWVLSFTCNRQPHFPTQPKDVLVVWVYALLMDKEGNYVKKPMPACTGREILAELCYHLGIEDKLDAVVANTKARLALMPYITAMFMPRAAGDRPHPVPAGCTNLGLMGQFVETSNDIIFTMDSSVRTARVAVYTLLKLPKQVPDISPTQYDIRTILKGARALNNNEPFPGERLLHRLLDKTYYAHILPPLPEPDSTRRGSAERELAGLLGKGDQALGAVIGWLERIRESISTRKG